A part of Solicola gregarius genomic DNA contains:
- the lpdA gene encoding dihydrolipoyl dehydrogenase yields the protein MSERFDVVVLGGGVGGYVAAIRASQLGKSVAVIESKYWGGVCLNVGCIPSKALLRNAEVAHLIQHEATDVYGVTVGDVKLDYSKAYERSRSVSDGRVKGVHFLMKKNGIREYDGWGTFVDANTLQVKLNDGGEETLSFDNCIIATGATTKLLPGTSLSERVVTYEEQILSDSLPDSIVIAGAGAIGIEFAYVMANYGVDVTIVEFLDRILPLEDPEVSKELTRQYKKLGIELLTSTRVDSIDDTGDKVTVTVTKGDQQQTLEADKVLQAIGFAPRVEGYGLENTGVRVTERGAIDIDGRMRTSAPHIYAIGDVTAKLMLAHAGEAMGIVAAETIADAETFELDYTMIPKATYCQPQVASFGYTEEQAKERGHDVKVAKFPFMANGKAHGLGQTAGFVKVVADSEFNEILGAHMIGPDVTELLPELTLAQLWDLGADEIARNVHAHPTLSEAVKEAVHGIAGHMINM from the coding sequence ATGAGTGAACGGTTCGACGTCGTTGTCCTCGGCGGGGGTGTCGGCGGGTACGTCGCCGCCATCCGCGCCTCCCAGCTCGGCAAGTCAGTTGCCGTGATCGAGTCGAAGTACTGGGGCGGTGTGTGCCTCAATGTCGGCTGCATCCCGAGCAAGGCGCTCCTGCGCAACGCGGAGGTCGCACACCTCATCCAGCACGAGGCCACCGACGTCTACGGCGTGACGGTCGGCGATGTGAAACTCGACTACTCCAAGGCGTACGAGCGCAGCCGCTCGGTCTCCGACGGGCGGGTCAAGGGCGTGCACTTCCTGATGAAGAAGAACGGCATCAGGGAGTACGACGGCTGGGGCACGTTCGTCGACGCGAACACGCTGCAGGTGAAGCTCAATGACGGCGGCGAGGAGACTCTCTCCTTCGACAATTGCATCATCGCGACCGGTGCGACCACGAAGCTGTTGCCCGGCACATCGCTGTCAGAGCGCGTCGTCACGTACGAGGAACAGATCCTGTCGGACTCGCTGCCCGACAGCATCGTGATCGCCGGCGCCGGTGCGATCGGAATCGAGTTCGCGTACGTGATGGCCAACTACGGCGTGGATGTGACGATCGTCGAGTTCCTCGACCGCATCCTGCCGCTCGAGGATCCCGAGGTGTCCAAGGAGCTCACGCGGCAGTACAAGAAGCTCGGCATCGAGCTGCTGACCTCGACCCGCGTCGACTCGATCGACGACACCGGCGACAAGGTCACGGTCACGGTTACCAAGGGCGACCAGCAGCAGACGCTCGAGGCCGACAAGGTGCTGCAGGCCATCGGCTTCGCGCCGCGGGTCGAGGGCTACGGTCTCGAGAACACCGGCGTACGCGTGACCGAGCGCGGCGCGATCGACATCGACGGCCGGATGCGTACGTCGGCGCCGCACATCTACGCGATCGGCGACGTGACCGCGAAGCTGATGCTCGCCCATGCCGGCGAGGCGATGGGCATCGTCGCGGCCGAGACGATCGCGGACGCCGAGACCTTCGAGCTCGACTACACGATGATTCCCAAGGCGACGTACTGCCAGCCGCAGGTCGCCAGCTTCGGCTACACCGAGGAGCAGGCCAAGGAGCGCGGCCACGATGTGAAGGTGGCGAAGTTCCCGTTCATGGCCAACGGCAAGGCGCACGGCCTCGGCCAGACCGCCGGCTTCGTCAAGGTGGTCGCGGACTCGGAGTTCAACGAGATCCTCGGCGCCCACATGATCGGCCCCGACGTCACCGAGCTGCTGCCGGAGCTGACCTTGGCCCAGCTGTGGGACCTCGGCGCCGACGAGATCGCCCGCAACGTACACGCGCACCCGACGCTGTCCGAGGCGGTCAAGGAGGCCGTCCACGGTATTGCCGGGCACATGATCAACATGTGA
- a CDS encoding helix-turn-helix transcriptional regulator → MPSKYLSPTSVSELIDVPEGTLRIWRHRGEGPESIKIGKHVRYLREDVERWLASLHDEEHRRLEERHANRMSA, encoded by the coding sequence ATGCCGTCGAAATACCTCAGCCCGACCTCGGTCTCGGAACTCATCGACGTCCCCGAAGGCACCCTCCGCATCTGGCGTCATCGAGGCGAGGGGCCGGAGTCGATCAAGATCGGCAAGCACGTCCGCTACCTCCGCGAGGACGTCGAGCGCTGGCTCGCCAGCCTTCACGACGAGGAGCACCGCCGCCTCGAGGAGCGCCACGCCAACAGGATGTCGGCGTAG
- a CDS encoding helix-turn-helix domain-containing protein, which yields MTCAIRGQSRTVACMVFDYVSRWAAANIRQRRKELGLSASALADRCASLGAEWIDRSVISKIESASERRRITLDEAAVFAKALNTDLGSLVWIDPLAQPDPAPAPDAPERWLLNDVWQYDAMSAEAVLDLKRMLARMTAQVDKFLEDH from the coding sequence ATGACTTGCGCGATTAGAGGACAGTCGCGTACCGTCGCGTGCATGGTGTTTGATTACGTTTCACGGTGGGCGGCAGCGAACATTCGTCAGCGCCGCAAGGAGCTAGGGCTCTCCGCCTCCGCGCTCGCAGACCGATGCGCCAGCCTCGGGGCCGAGTGGATCGACCGCTCCGTGATCTCGAAGATCGAGAGCGCGTCGGAACGTCGCCGCATCACACTCGACGAAGCGGCAGTGTTTGCCAAGGCGCTCAACACCGACCTTGGGAGTCTCGTCTGGATCGACCCACTGGCCCAACCTGATCCCGCACCAGCACCAGATGCACCTGAGCGCTGGCTGTTGAACGACGTGTGGCAGTACGACGCGATGTCCGCAGAGGCCGTGCTCGACCTCAAGCGCATGCTCGCCCGAATGACTGCGCAGGTCGACAAGTTTCTGGAGGACCACTAA
- a CDS encoding class I SAM-dependent methyltransferase: MTTQRGYLLADATDEEHRLHIQSAMLDPLTARVFASAGLAPGMRVLDLGSGAGHVAMLASEYVGSEGCVIAVDNDPRAIAMARRWAEAEGRANIDFRESDVTSLAGIDGEFDAVVGRAILMYLPEPEVVLRAALTRLAPGGLVCFHEADFASSWAQPETPLWRDVREWVRGVLAAGGVDDRMGVALFSLYRAVGLPDPQLRIEAAGGSGEQSPVPAWTNNVAALAPAMEKLGIASADEISLLDLEQRLDAELDAHDGFALCPLMIGAWTRVPE; the protein is encoded by the coding sequence ATGACAACGCAACGAGGCTACTTGCTCGCGGACGCTACTGACGAGGAACACCGTCTGCACATCCAATCCGCAATGCTGGACCCACTCACCGCGCGGGTGTTCGCCAGCGCCGGTCTCGCGCCCGGCATGCGAGTGCTCGATCTGGGCAGCGGCGCGGGCCACGTCGCGATGCTCGCGTCGGAGTACGTCGGCTCCGAGGGTTGCGTCATCGCGGTCGACAACGATCCGCGCGCGATCGCGATGGCGCGGCGTTGGGCCGAGGCCGAGGGGCGCGCCAACATCGACTTCCGAGAGAGCGACGTGACATCGCTCGCCGGCATCGACGGTGAGTTCGACGCCGTCGTCGGGCGCGCGATTCTGATGTATCTGCCGGAGCCCGAGGTCGTCCTGCGTGCCGCACTCACGCGTCTCGCGCCCGGCGGTCTCGTGTGCTTCCACGAGGCAGATTTCGCAAGTTCGTGGGCACAACCGGAGACGCCGTTGTGGCGCGACGTACGCGAGTGGGTACGTGGCGTGCTGGCCGCCGGCGGTGTGGACGACCGGATGGGCGTGGCCCTGTTCTCCCTCTACCGTGCCGTCGGCCTCCCCGACCCGCAGTTGCGGATCGAAGCGGCGGGCGGAAGTGGCGAACAGTCCCCGGTGCCCGCATGGACCAACAACGTGGCCGCCCTCGCGCCGGCGATGGAGAAGCTGGGAATCGCTTCGGCCGACGAGATCTCGCTACTCGACCTGGAGCAGCGGCTCGATGCCGAGCTCGACGCCCATGATGGATTTGCCCTCTGCCCGTTGATGATCGGGGCCTGGACGCGAGTACCCGAATAG
- a CDS encoding tyrosine-type recombinase/integrase — MASISPPTYAKDGTPRYVVNYENENGDGRRKTFKKKIDAKRFKATVEADKARGMFVDPHAGKAKFQDVADGWLASQTFDITSYGIHERALRLHVYPVLGDTAIGAIRPSTIQAWLRGLTMGSDTYKANTFGTVSAILNAAVDDRLIPSNPCKAGSVRAPKRGRADAHAWPRDAVASMLDNIDDWYRIAVVLAVGLGLRQGEVLGLSVNDVDFLAVDPEVRVRRQVRKFDNSRKAFRLPKGGHERTVPLAGYVRDELAAHLAKYPAQSVVLPWRDTDGKDVAHDLVLTTPAGGPIDRDDFNRKVWAPAREAAGIEARRENGMHALRHTYASELLDGGENIRALADYLGHSDPGFTLRTYTHLMPSSAHRARKTIDDAMKHYKSTTSRSA, encoded by the coding sequence ATGGCATCGATCAGCCCACCTACGTATGCGAAGGACGGCACTCCGCGGTACGTGGTCAACTACGAGAACGAGAACGGTGATGGCCGTCGCAAGACGTTCAAGAAGAAGATCGACGCCAAACGCTTCAAGGCGACCGTCGAGGCCGACAAGGCGCGCGGTATGTTCGTCGACCCTCACGCCGGTAAGGCGAAGTTCCAGGATGTTGCCGACGGATGGCTCGCCTCGCAGACGTTCGACATCACGTCGTATGGCATTCACGAACGGGCCCTGCGGTTGCACGTCTATCCGGTCCTGGGCGACACGGCGATCGGCGCTATACGGCCGTCGACGATCCAGGCATGGCTACGCGGGCTGACGATGGGCTCGGACACGTACAAGGCGAACACGTTCGGCACCGTGTCCGCCATCCTCAACGCCGCGGTGGACGACCGCCTCATCCCATCCAATCCGTGCAAGGCGGGAAGCGTCCGTGCCCCGAAACGCGGTCGCGCAGATGCGCACGCGTGGCCCCGTGATGCCGTCGCGTCGATGCTCGACAACATCGACGACTGGTACCGCATCGCGGTCGTTCTCGCGGTGGGCCTCGGATTGCGACAGGGCGAGGTGCTCGGCCTATCGGTCAACGACGTCGACTTTTTGGCCGTCGATCCAGAGGTCCGTGTACGGCGCCAGGTTCGCAAGTTCGACAACTCGCGCAAGGCGTTTCGTCTGCCCAAGGGTGGGCACGAGCGGACAGTGCCACTCGCAGGGTACGTGCGTGATGAACTCGCGGCGCACCTCGCGAAGTACCCGGCGCAGTCTGTCGTACTGCCGTGGAGGGACACCGACGGTAAGGACGTCGCGCATGACCTCGTGCTGACGACCCCGGCCGGCGGGCCCATCGACCGCGACGACTTCAACCGGAAGGTGTGGGCTCCGGCCCGCGAAGCAGCGGGTATCGAGGCACGACGCGAAAACGGGATGCACGCATTGAGGCATACCTACGCATCTGAGTTGCTAGACGGCGGCGAGAACATCCGAGCGCTCGCCGACTACCTCGGCCACTCCGACCCCGGGTTCACGTTGCGGACGTACACGCACCTCATGCCGTCGAGTGCTCACCGGGCACGCAAGACGATCGACGATGCGATGAAGCACTACAAATCCACTACAAGCCGTAGCGCCTAA
- a CDS encoding VOC family protein, whose amino-acid sequence MLQINCSTLDPLRSDLRAAPLRGRVRCGRRRVLGRYALSVHIDLTTLVVNDYDSAIEFFVDTLGFDLAEDEPSLTNDGRPKRWVVVRPPGAPTGLLLARADGENQAAVVGQQTANRVGFFLRVDDFEVTYERMKTSGVQFVKDPRTEPYGRVAVFLDIAGNRWDLLGPGSTPEIGAR is encoded by the coding sequence ATGCTGCAGATCAACTGTTCGACTCTTGACCCGCTCCGCTCCGACCTACGAGCGGCACCTTTGCGCGGACGGGTCAGATGTGGCCGCAGGCGAGTTCTGGGCCGTTACGCTCTCAGCGTGCACATTGATCTCACTACGCTCGTCGTCAACGACTACGATTCTGCCATCGAGTTCTTCGTCGACACGTTGGGCTTCGACCTCGCTGAAGACGAGCCATCGTTGACCAACGATGGACGCCCCAAACGATGGGTTGTGGTCCGACCCCCGGGAGCGCCGACGGGGCTACTTCTGGCGCGTGCGGACGGCGAGAACCAGGCCGCCGTCGTCGGGCAGCAGACCGCGAACCGTGTTGGCTTCTTCCTGCGGGTCGATGACTTCGAGGTCACGTACGAACGGATGAAGACATCCGGGGTCCAATTCGTGAAGGACCCTCGCACCGAGCCGTACGGCCGTGTCGCGGTCTTCCTCGACATCGCAGGCAACCGTTGGGATCTACTCGGTCCCGGATCGACCCCGGAAATCGGCGCAAGATGA
- a CDS encoding aconitase X swivel domain-containing protein → MTASSAELVGTVLHAGTGTGPLLKLDGPLSFWGGVDGAGQIIDRHHPQFGVSLRGRVLAMESGRGSSSSASVLAELLRTGNGPAAIVMARPDAIVTLGALVAAELYGCATPVVVLSREDYARVRGGVRTTVDASDDSARIAWT, encoded by the coding sequence ATGACGGCCTCCTCCGCTGAGCTCGTCGGCACCGTCCTGCATGCGGGCACGGGCACCGGACCGCTGCTCAAGCTGGACGGCCCGCTGTCGTTCTGGGGTGGGGTCGACGGTGCCGGGCAGATCATCGACCGTCATCACCCGCAGTTCGGTGTCTCGCTGCGCGGTCGCGTACTCGCGATGGAGTCCGGGCGCGGCTCGAGCTCCAGCGCGAGCGTGCTGGCCGAGCTGCTGCGTACGGGCAACGGCCCCGCCGCGATCGTCATGGCCCGGCCCGACGCGATCGTCACGCTCGGCGCGCTCGTCGCCGCGGAGCTCTACGGATGCGCAACGCCGGTCGTGGTGCTGTCACGGGAGGACTACGCACGCGTCCGCGGCGGAGTGCGTACGACGGTCGACGCGTCGGACGACTCGGCGAGAATCGCATGGACGTGA
- a CDS encoding aconitase X catalytic domain-containing protein, with translation MQLEPGERATLEGADGQGAAMAMRVVTGLARASGAERLVEIASVHIDGCLYHGQAGVDFAERLVELGARTTVPTTLNVGSLDLLHPGMVRTESETEKDVAAGGRRLATAYEALGARPTWTCAPYQADVRPARGEHIAWAESNAIVFANSVLGARTDRYGDFLDVCAAVTGRAPYAGLHLDENRRGEVVLDCRGLGAGVLELDLAYPLLGYLAGEIAGTANPVFVGLPPGVSEDRLKALGAAAASAGGVALFHVVGTTPEAPTLDAALHDRPPEHTEVVTPERLASARRELSTAEGDRLDAVSVGTPHASLDELRALADELADGPRIHTGVAMYASTGRTVLERARQHGIAEVLQDAGVRLVVDTCTYVTSILDPSTRVVMTNSGKWAHYAPANLGVDVVLASLSECVASARAGRVVLDDGLLR, from the coding sequence ATGCAGCTGGAACCCGGCGAGCGCGCAACGCTCGAGGGCGCCGACGGTCAGGGCGCCGCGATGGCGATGCGGGTCGTCACCGGTCTCGCGCGGGCGTCCGGCGCCGAGCGGCTGGTCGAGATCGCATCGGTACACATCGACGGTTGCCTCTACCACGGACAGGCGGGCGTCGACTTCGCCGAGCGCCTGGTCGAGCTCGGCGCGCGTACGACGGTGCCGACCACGCTCAATGTCGGGTCGCTCGACCTGTTGCATCCCGGCATGGTGCGCACCGAGTCGGAGACCGAGAAGGACGTTGCCGCGGGCGGGCGCCGGCTCGCCACCGCATACGAGGCCCTCGGCGCTCGCCCGACCTGGACCTGCGCGCCGTACCAGGCGGACGTACGTCCCGCGCGCGGCGAGCACATCGCCTGGGCGGAGTCGAACGCGATCGTGTTCGCCAACTCCGTGCTCGGCGCGCGTACCGATCGCTACGGCGACTTCCTCGACGTATGCGCCGCCGTCACCGGGCGCGCACCGTACGCGGGCTTGCACCTCGACGAGAACCGTCGCGGCGAGGTAGTGCTCGACTGCAGGGGCCTCGGCGCGGGCGTACTCGAACTCGACCTTGCGTATCCGCTCCTCGGCTACCTCGCCGGAGAGATCGCCGGCACCGCCAACCCGGTCTTCGTCGGACTCCCTCCGGGCGTTTCCGAGGATCGTTTGAAGGCACTCGGCGCGGCGGCCGCATCCGCGGGCGGCGTCGCCCTCTTCCATGTCGTCGGTACGACGCCCGAGGCACCGACGCTCGATGCCGCGTTACACGACCGACCGCCAGAACACACCGAGGTCGTCACGCCAGAGCGGCTCGCGTCCGCTCGGCGGGAGCTCAGCACCGCAGAGGGCGACCGGCTCGACGCCGTCAGCGTCGGCACCCCGCACGCGTCGTTGGACGAGCTACGCGCACTCGCCGACGAGCTCGCCGACGGGCCACGAATCCACACCGGCGTTGCGATGTACGCGTCAACCGGTCGCACCGTGCTCGAACGGGCCCGACAGCACGGCATCGCCGAGGTGCTCCAGGACGCGGGCGTACGCCTGGTCGTCGACACCTGCACGTACGTGACGTCGATCCTCGACCCGAGCACTCGAGTCGTGATGACGAACTCCGGCAAGTGGGCGCACTACGCACCGGCGAACCTCGGCGTCGACGTCGTACTCGCGAGCCTCAGTGAGTGCGTCGCATCGGCGCGCGCAGGAAGGGTGGTGCTCGATGACGGCCTCCTCCGCTGA
- a CDS encoding GntR family transcriptional regulator: MAVDAAGAKRSQVRERLDALIESLLPGEAIPAERELARELGVARMTLRRAVDELIVERKLVRRHGSGTFVAPSQVAKPLSATSFSDDMRARGLRPGSRTVAWRQVPASLAYAALLEISPHATILNVRRLRLADDIPMAIEDLSVPQDLVPGLTGEELQDASFYQLLSERFGVTIRSGQQVIEPCLVEAADAALLDVPEGDPAFCFERTSRTSDGRVAEFVRSIYRGDRYRIVAPIFPEPIV; the protein is encoded by the coding sequence ATGGCAGTGGATGCCGCAGGTGCCAAACGCTCGCAGGTACGCGAGCGGCTCGATGCGTTGATCGAGTCGTTGCTCCCCGGCGAGGCGATTCCGGCCGAGCGCGAGCTCGCCCGCGAGCTCGGGGTCGCGCGGATGACCCTGCGCCGCGCGGTCGACGAGCTCATCGTCGAGCGCAAGCTGGTGCGCCGACACGGGTCGGGTACGTTCGTCGCGCCCAGCCAGGTAGCCAAGCCGTTGTCGGCCACGTCGTTCTCCGACGACATGCGTGCCCGCGGACTCCGCCCGGGCAGCCGCACGGTTGCGTGGCGGCAGGTCCCGGCCAGCCTCGCGTACGCGGCACTGCTCGAGATCTCACCGCATGCGACGATCCTGAACGTACGCAGGCTCCGGCTCGCCGACGACATACCGATGGCGATCGAGGATCTGTCCGTTCCGCAGGATCTCGTGCCCGGGCTCACCGGCGAGGAGCTCCAGGACGCATCGTTCTACCAGCTGCTGTCGGAGCGGTTCGGAGTCACGATCCGCTCCGGGCAGCAGGTGATCGAGCCGTGTCTGGTCGAGGCGGCCGACGCCGCGCTGCTCGACGTTCCCGAGGGCGACCCGGCATTCTGCTTCGAGCGCACCTCGCGTACCAGCGACGGCCGGGTCGCCGAGTTCGTGCGCTCCATCTACCGAGG
- a CDS encoding pyridoxamine 5'-phosphate oxidase family protein, producing MDSTEVAAELDKPLAGQLLRGSPLMRLAYVGLDGTPRVIPIAYLWKDRRIVVCTVPTSGKVKALRQNPAVAVTIDYDGQPTRALLLRGVASIEVLDGVPREYLAASLKTQSARGAEDFESAVRALYDSMARITITPTWARLNDFETTMPKDTERIARQTGFID from the coding sequence ATGGACTCCACCGAGGTCGCCGCCGAACTCGACAAGCCCTTGGCCGGGCAGCTGTTGCGAGGGTCGCCGCTGATGCGCTTGGCCTACGTAGGTCTTGACGGCACTCCGCGAGTCATTCCGATCGCCTATCTCTGGAAGGACCGTCGCATCGTCGTGTGTACGGTGCCCACAAGCGGGAAGGTCAAGGCACTGCGTCAGAACCCTGCAGTCGCAGTGACCATCGACTACGACGGCCAACCGACGAGAGCACTCCTTCTCCGCGGTGTGGCCAGCATCGAGGTTCTCGACGGCGTTCCGCGGGAGTACCTGGCGGCCAGCCTCAAGACTCAGAGCGCGCGCGGCGCGGAAGACTTCGAGTCCGCGGTGCGTGCCTTGTACGACTCGATGGCGCGCATCACGATCACACCGACCTGGGCTCGCCTCAACGACTTCGAGACGACCATGCCCAAGGACACCGAGCGGATCGCACGCCAGACGGGCTTTATCGACTGA